The DNA segment TCTTGGCTACGTGCCTAACAAAGACGATGGATGAATACAAGGTCGGAAGGATAAATGTGTGTATTTACGGATGGTTATGAGCCTCCCTCTGTCTTTTTACACCGTTTAGTGCATGCATCCCCGGGTGGCATCAGTGTTTCCAGTGGGAGCTACTAGCGGTAACCACATTGAATTCTTTTTTCAGTGTAACATTGATGTCTCTGCTTTTAAATAATCGTTTCAATTaatttaaaatgaaaataaaaatacaatgcAAGAAAAATGCGTCTCTAACGCGTGATTTAAAATGTACACACTTGTGTCACCTGAGCTCTGTTCACCGCAATGGGCACAGCTTTGGCGCTCCAGTCAGTGGTTCAATCACTTTTATCAGTGGTATTCAAGGCATTCTAAGAGGATTCTTAGAATCTTAGCGCTAAGAGGACTCTTAGAATTTtcgcgcccgtcctgtgtttcgtgtttcttctatcTTGTCCTTgttccgtcgcgctgtgttaATCTGTTTCGTAGAAAGTATTCAAAGCGTTCGTGAATATGTCGTAGCAAGTCGTTCAATGGCGGCAGCCCAGTCAACTACTTTCGTAGCGATGCGCTGCCGTGCCAACTTCTTTGCTTGCGCATAATTTTGACAAAAGTAAGCACGCGGAGAAGAAATACGGTTTTTCCACGCGCAGTATACTTCACGTTCCGAGACAAAAACGAAGTCTGCTCACCGTTTTCGGCTGACTGATTGAATCAGGGTCTCCGATGGATTCATATTACCGGCAACGATTGCGACACCCAATCTTCCAGAATGCGCCGATCTCACCCCCGTTACCACCCCTGCCAGTGCAGCGACAGGGGACCGGTATTCTCAAATACCCGTTCAGTTTCTACGACAGCCAGAAGCAGCCTTCTGGGAAGACGCTTAGGTTTGAGATGGACCAGCCCGCGGAACCGGTACCGGTCCTCCCACTAAGCCCAATGGTCGCGCAAAATCCTCTTGTGGCTTCACCTGAGGGCAGTGGGACCATCGTCTCGTCCATCTCGTCCGTGTACACTACTGGCGCCGAAGATGAAGAGTCCAATGCGGGAACCGAGGCCGGCCAGCCAGCAGCGCCTTCATCTACAGCGTCACCTGCAGCGAGCTTGGAGGTCACCAGAAACAGCGCAAAGACTTCCACGGCatctggtgtgagcagccacctCGATGAGGAATTTGAGAGTACCAGCGGCTCAGCTGCACGGACCAGCGGCACCAGCATGACTTCGCTGTCAATATCGGAAGAGATCAAGCGATTCTTGCGAGACGTACGCGGAGCCAGCAGCCGCAGAAGGGTACGTGCACCAATTGCGGGCGAGGAAGCGGAGTACAGAAACGCGCCGCCGCATCGAGACTCATGGCGTGCCATGTCCCGGAGGTATGCCCTGCTGACTCTCTTGAGTGCGCTGCTAATGCTGATGCTGGCGGGAATAAGTGCCGATGTGTACGGCACACTGTACCGCGGAATCAAGGACCGAACCGCAGCGGCACCGTTCGAGGACACTGTGGCTGCACTCCAGCCAGAAGCAGAAGGGCGGGGAATGCCCGTGGTTCAACCACGCTGGCCATCCCGACCCACGGCTCGAGAAAGGGACGGCGGCATCGACCAGACTGACGCTGCTGAGGAGGCGCCGGAAGCGGAGTCCTCGGCGGAGACAGCGGTGCCGACTGAGGATGAGCGCCCACCCATCTCCACCGAGATCGCCAGCGGCGGTGGCGACGAAACGATGGCTGAGCCGGCAGATGTGCAGGAAATTATGGAAGGCAGGAAGCCGGACAAGGATGTCGCTTCGGCTTCACTGAAATCTCGTGTAAGTTTCAGCATTGTTTTCGTGCTTCTGGTATATCCTGCTAAGTTGAAGTTGAAATTGAAGTTTACTTTgcaacaaagtgttgcgaggaaggCCACGGAAAAATCTCTATAAGCAGCTTGAGGGATCCTGACTTCCCCTTTACACAGCAGAATTGACGGTGGCGGAAGCACGAGAACAAAGAAGAGATAAAGAGAAAAATTGGAACATCATGAAAGCATATGAATCATATAATACATATATATACTTGCACGGCTACCGTATCTCCCGGACCGGTTTTCAGCAGCTCACCTTAGAGCATCTCTCTCGACCTGTTGCTGGTAAAACAAAACCACGAATGTGATCCACCCGCGAGCTCAAAATTTGGGCATATTCAAACCGAACGCACAGAGCCCATGCTGAAACGATAAAGACCTCCGACTACGCGAGCCCTCTGTCTATAAACGCAGGTCGGATTTCTTCCTCGGCTGACAGTGAACCcgatgcgcatttttttttcttttttgaaacgGAAAAGTCCACAACGTTTGAATCACTGCCGTGAATGGTGTTTAGTTCTTGAGCGGGCGCGAGTTCAGTACACTGACGTCTTTCGCTCTTCCTTTACACCACTTGCTAGGCGTGTTAGTAAATCATGCTTACAATAACACCGCGCAAAAACAAACACGAACAAGTAAAGAAACACCACAAAGTGCTCACTTCAACAAAGCTTTATTGCTGCGCACAGCGTATACTTATATCGTACCGCGCACATGCGCAGccacgaaaggaaaaaaagggaagATGTCTCGCTTTTATTTGCCACCGGCATCGCAGTGGAAGTCActaattttatttcttttgtacCAAACCGCTGCATTTTCTGCAATCATTGTCCACTTATTTCAGAACAGTAAACTACAGATTTGAATCTATATTTTGCCCATGCATTGTTTGTATTGTTTTATGCTTTTTGTTGTTTGCTTGTATTCAAAAATCAATGGTTACGTGTTGTAACTACCATATAAAGCCCACTCCTGCCAAAGACCTCGCACAGAGGCCGGCAGTActcgataaataaataaatgaataaataaataaataaataaataaataaataaataaataaaagcaatgaGAATTCACCAATATCGGCTGCGGTGCTACCGACTCCAAAGTAGTTAATAAGCGCACGGGTATTATGGAAACCATCagcgatagaaaaaaaatgagagcGTGCAAGCATATCTGTACGAAAAACCTCACGAAAATCTGCAGCCTTTTCATTTCTTCACTTCTCCTTGAGGTTTtcccagcatttcttgagctgtTTTCCGTCCCTCTTCAATACGCCGTTGAATTCTTGCTCGATCGCGAGCCGAGATGCCTTCTTCCTGCCCGCGCTGGCAGcatcagttttttttgttttcaattattggCTTGTGTTTATTCACAAGCTCTATAAGGATTGCGCGCTCTGCCTCCGTGAAATTAACTTTTCTTTTCTCCATTTCTTGCTTTAAAAATTTAATAAATTACAAACAGAGCGGCTTGACCAAAAAAACACAGAAGGAAAAAAGAACGTGCGAAGGCTATCAAACAAAAAACCAAAAGACATGGACGGTAGAGGCAGCAAGTGACGCTATATTTACGGCTTGTGATGGTGGCCAgaccaaaaagaaaagaagcttaTGGCAGCAGCTAAAGGTATACTGTTGGCTGCAAGAATTTCAAAATGGCTCTTTTTCATTTTGTTAACCACTATTTTTGTATAAACTACATAGTACATGTGTATTCTTTGAGCCGATTAATGTAAAATTTCATAACCTCTCTCCCATGCTAATTTCTTAACCAGAAAAGCGCTCATTTTGAAAGGTGGCTTTGAGACAGCATAAGGGATGTTTCTGAAATAGTCGTCGTACTTTTCTTATCTTTATTTTTAAGATCTACTTTCGAAAGAGCGACTTTCGTGTTAAGATAAGGAACATTCTTGAATACGCTGGTTAGTCTCTCCTATATCCCTCCCCTAAtggcttggttcaggtgtccgccgatatgtgatacagatactgcgccatttcctttcccctaaaacatttTTTTGGACACCACCGTCACGCACCTCAAatcgcgattgaggtgtccgctgatcgagggagccggttatgcgccttacgtttctttcctcaaaaccaacggagggTTTATACTAGCTGCGAAGTAGGCAATACTACGCGGGAACTAGActgtttgcttcgtgcaagccgGCCCTAGAGAccgtgaagtgtgccgggaaAGCGATCGAACAGAAGACCGCAAGCGGAAGAAGGCCGAGTATGCGCGTGAACGTAGAGACGACAAGAAGGGCCTGTGAGACGCCCAACCTGCAAATAGCCTGTGAAAAGTCAAATTGGGCCTGCCAGTCCAGACCTCTTCGGCCGCTGATGGCATTCAGCTTTCGCCGATTAATGCACTGAGCCGGTAAGGCTATatccaatattttttttcgttgagtaTCGCCTCGTCTCCGCATAAAGTTCTGCAGTGCAATCACAGTCAAGGTCGACATATCTGCCGTTACCGTGTAGGAACAAGAAAATACTGGCGCGTAGGGAATTGATATTTTGAACAGGGATGTAATTTGTTTGGTttgcgggggtttaacgtcccaaagcgactcagactataagagacgccgtagtgaagggctccagaagttttCGACCACCTcgaccacagcacacgggcctctagagtttcacctccatcggaattcgaccgccgcggccgggattcaaaccgcgtctttcgggccagcagccgagcgccataaccactcagccaccgcggcggcgggatgTAATTAAAGCATAGACAGGGGAAGAAACAGTGTGCACACACAAACCAGTGGGTTGGTCAGAGACCGGGAAGTAACTATCGCAAAGCGCTCGCTCAAGAAGAAACCGTGTAGTACCTGACTGGGCGGAGAACGTTTGTAGCCAACCGCCTGTGCGTGTCCCCGCCTCAACCAGTATTACCGCAAAGGAATGAAAAGCGAACAATGCGGCGCCTACGTGCTCCGCTGTGGGAATTTCATTTCAACGCTATTTTCCCTGGATGCTAAGAAAAAGACATTAGAGTCGCCCTAGAACGCAtcacggacgactctagcgtcttcTTCCAACCACCGAAGTAAAGTTTtagtgaaaagaaatgcgaaaacctccgccgcggtggctcattggttagcgcgctcggctactgatccgccgttcccgggttcgaacctgaccgcgacggctgcgtttttatggaggcaaaacgctaaggcgcccgtgtgctgtgcgatgactgcgcacgttaaagatacctaggtggtcgaaattattccggatccctccactacggcacctctttcttcctttcttctttcacttcctcctttatcccatcccttacggtgcggttcaggtgtccgccgatatatgagaccgatgctgctccatttcctttccccgaaaagaaattattattattaaatatccgctctgttcgcatttctttccatcgcccctgtaCCACCCGCGTACGAGCCGGATGCTTTACCTTCACAAGACCGTTGCGGCAGTGGGACACGCATTACCCACAAATACAAAGTTACTGCGCCATCTTGTCACGTTCACTTGTATACGTGTTCGTTTATGCCAAGACCTATCATTGAATCGATGGCTGCGCCGCCTCTCGTTTTCTTGAGTCCCCGGGTGTGCGCGGAGAACGCATGAAGTAGGCGTCTTCTAACACTTTCCTGAGAGGTCCGCAAATGAATGTTTTCGGGAACCGGCAAACTATAAAGAGAGCAGGCTGCGTACATACGAGCGGGATATAGCAAAACGTTTCGTAAATCGGTTCACTTGGAACTGTGATGAGTCAAAATGTTCCCCTTTCGCTTGTTTCCTGCCACCTATTCTTCCCTACGTGTTGTCAGTCACCGGTCGTAGGCTTGTGGAAGGTGGTTGTTGAGCGACCCCCAGTTTGACGCGCGGGCCAACGCTCGAACTGTGCGGCCAGAATGGCCCCCCGATAAAATCATTTCGCTTACAGTCGGTGGAGGATATAATGAGGGATGCAGCCTGCCCGCAAACGAAACGCAAAGTAATAGTATTAAATGGTTTAgggggaaagaaaacggcgctgtatctgtcttatatatcgttgaacacctgaaccgcgccgttagagaaggaataaagaaggtagtgaaagaaaaaaggaagaggtgcagtagtggagggctccggaatgatttcgacctcctggggatctttaacgcccactgacatcgcacagcacatgggcgccttagcgttttgcctccataaagacgcagccgccgcggtcgggttcgagcccgggaactccggatcagtagctgagcgttCTGACCATTTAGCCACCACGGCTGGTAGAAACGCAAAGTAGAGAAGAGTGTTGGGGGAATAACGGTGCGTTCTTAAACGCGGACGCGTTGAGCTCGTATTTCTATGGAGCAGAAGTAAAAAAACGCCCCATGTGCAGTGTGATGCAAGTACGCTATAAATAACTCCAGGTGGTCTGAATTCACCCAACAGCCTCTACATCGGCGTCCCACATTGCTAACGTGTCACTTCGAGACGTTAAgctccgcatttttttttatttaagcctCATTCGCCAACATAGGATGAccagcagacaaaaaaaaaacgtaaaacaaCCTCTCCGAAAACATAGCTgtcacaaacacacgcacgcgcgcacgcagaCGCACACGcattcgcacgcacgcacgcaggcacacaACCGATACTGAACGGGCTACTTCGTAAAACACGACAACCAACCACCTCGGAAGCACTGCACCCCGTCCGCTCCGAGAGTGATTGGACCATCCATGGCGGCGCCTAAAAAATCACGTGATCGCAACTCTCCAATAGGCGGCGCGGCGGCACAGAGAAAACAGCTGCGGTACATTCATAGTTCCAGTAACTTTATTCGCGACTCTCTCATCGCACTTAAAACCGCGCTTATCTCCGTGCGCCCTCTCTTAGTGATCACGACAACTAAGCTTAAATTCCTGTTGCCGCGGCAGTGGCTGAACTTCCAAGCGCAAAGAAAAATGACGTGTCACGACGTACCAGTCAAGGTAAATTGCAAGTCAACTGAAATTTTGTTGCAGCATAATGAAAGCAGCGTAAATATCAGAGGCAAAGGCGCTTTCGTTTAGCTTTTATAATTGCAGATTCTATATTTACAACTTAGCCCTGTACAACTTTGAGCGTTAGATAGGAAATCATTCACGAGTGAAACGCTTAATGGATTGTACGCACCAGCACTTGAATTGTTGTCCCCACTGTCTTGAATAAGTGAGCCCACGCGGCTTCTTGCAACAACAGTAGTCTCccataaaaaaaataagaaatgagcCCAATCGTTCGGTTTCCATACTCAAAGTAAAATAAATCCGTTGGATGTTACCTGCTTTGCGCGCCTTTCTATCAACGCAACCTAGTTTTGAGCAGCTGCCGCGGTGACCCCGAGTAACGGCACTCACGGGGCGCCCGCGGGGCACGAAGGAAAGTTAATTaaaaaattgacagtggcttaacttggctaatcctggaattcagcgaaaagcaagcacgcctGGGAAGCGTATGAGGCTCATCCATGACAGCTCCGCTACacactcgcgacagccgttctatatatacccaaaTTACAGCGTGGccatgacgtggtatcacataaTCTTACGAAACCCCCTTCAGAGGTCATCACGTGGCCATGACGCGGTATCACATCATCTTAAGATACCCccgtcggatgtcatcacgtggcttcacatcacctcatgggtgttcttaaggtcaaaggtcgacccgaaggtcacccaatgtcaaaggtcaactaaacgCCGTGGGTCAAGGCCAGCGGTcgagggttcgacaccataactgtaccacatatggtcatacacggctaacgtggttgggctgaaagtccttcaaggtcattctccggcctgtGCGACGATTGCTTATGGAGCTTATCGCTTCAAAAAATGCTTTGCGTAAGCAAGTGAACTCCCACAGGATGGCTTCCGCGCTCCTTGGTACCAAGCTGCGGTGAAGCCGTCTTTCAAGAGCGCGTGTTCCTGGGGGACATGCacacagaaaaactttatttctgcaagtgagttttcgacacagctgggtccctgggccctGCGCGGTCCCGTATTGCATCACGTAGAttatgtcgggacatgacgtcggcagccctagtcaccgcagcaagctgcgatgtccaGTATGCAGACGTGAATAGGACcgcccagtcctcccagctcgagatggcgtgctgtccctgccggggagggtcagcagggcagccgaaaaggatgtggcaGAGTGTGACgcgagggtcaccgcatagggagcatgcaggggacgtgccacatTCGTGGGATAACAGCTTAGGGGATGACAGAGAgtgggtctggaggcgtctgaggaggatctgttgggagtgcgtaagagag comes from the Amblyomma americanum isolate KBUSLIRL-KWMA chromosome 1, ASM5285725v1, whole genome shotgun sequence genome and includes:
- the LOC144100370 gene encoding uncharacterized protein LOC144100370; the protein is MDSYYRQRLRHPIFQNAPISPPLPPLPVQRQGTGILKYPFSFYDSQKQPSGKTLRFEMDQPAEPVPVLPLSPMVAQNPLVASPEGSGTIVSSISSVYTTGAEDEESNAGTEAGQPAAPSSTASPAASLEVTRNSAKTSTASGVSSHLDEEFESTSGSAARTSGTSMTSLSISEEIKRFLRDVRGASSRRRVRAPIAGEEAEYRNAPPHRDSWRAMSRRYALLTLLSALLMLMLAGISADVYGTLYRGIKDRTAAAPFEDTVAALQPEAEGRGMPVVQPRWPSRPTARERDGGIDQTDAAEEAPEAESSAETAVPTEDERPPISTEIASGGGDETMAEPADVQEIMEGRKPDKDVASASLKSREGSGCDAPSFTYCPNPSHEFYYEYSIHACVATATHRVGVCSRGINRFASKRICRERCVEGSQSSEECTQTPLFVECDSEDVVDAWWYFDGKACQRWNFTSGLCPAQGGGSGAFSSLDECSAACVGRPRGRLCRGSRSDTCFSDQLRFPYFAAAAEYGEGPPRCLKLSSATNLGHLCLTGANRFPTMKACHMTCVSNRTDIEPWRTVAR